Within Bradymonas sediminis, the genomic segment GGTGTCGAGTCCGCACCGCGTCGCGGCGTTTGAGGCCTGTGCGTTCACCATCGACCGCCTCAAGGAGATCGTGCCCATCTGGAAAAAAGAGGTCAGTCCTGACGGTGATGAGTGGGTCGGCATGGGGGCCTGAGTATCGGGCAGGCACAAAAAAGCCCGGGCGTTCGAGACGCCCGGGCTTTTTTGTGGAGTACGCCGTCGATCAGGAGTCGTGGAAGATCTTCAGGTCGACCGCGCGATCCGGCTCGCGCAGCTTATCGAGGGCTTTGGCCTCGATTTGGCGGATGCGCTCGCGGGTCAGGTTGAAGTCCTGGCCGACCTCTTCGAGCGTGTGGTCGGTCTTCTCGCCGATGCCAAAGCGCATGCGAAGGATCTTCTCCTCGCGCGGGGTGAGCGAGGCGAGCAGTTGCTGGGTCTCCTCGCAGAGGTTCTGGCGAAAGGCTTCTTCGGCCGGGTCGACCGCGCCTTCGTCCTCGATGAAGTCGCCGAGTTGGCTGTCGTCCTCGTCGCCCACGGGCGTCTCAAGGCTGACCGGGTGGCGAGAGATGCGCTGGGTGCGGCGCACGGCCTCGACGTCCATGTCGAGCTTCTCGGCGATCTCCTCGGGCGTCGGCACGCGCCCGAGCTCTTGCTCCAGCTCGCGCGAGGTGCGCGCGATGCGGTTGATGGTCTCGATCAGGTGGACCGGGATGCGAATCGTGCGCGCCTGGTCGGCGATGGCGCGCGTGATGGCCTGGCGAATCCACCAGGTCGCGTAGGTCGAGAATTTATGACCGCGTTGGTATTCGAATTTCTCGACCGCGCGCATCAGCCCGAGGTTGCCTTCTTGGATGAGATCCAAAAAGTGCATGCCGCGGTTGACGTAGCGTTTGGCGATGGAGACCACGAGGCGAAGGTTGGCCCGAATCATCTCGGCCTTGCCGCGATCCGCGCGCTTTTCGCCCTGGCGAATGGCGCGTGCGAGCTCGATGATCTTGTCTTCGGGCAGGTGAAATTGCTGCTCGATGCTGGCGATGATGCGCCGCGAAGAGTCGACGATCTGGCGGGTCTCTTCGAGGTGGCGCAGATCGAAGGGGAGCCCGGAGAAGTCGATCTCCTCGCCCTGCTCAAGCTTGTTGAGCAGCGCTTCGAGCTCGGATTTCGGCACGTAAGCGCTGCGAAAACGCTCATTAATGCGTTGGTGACAGCGGTGAATATTATTCATCGCCTCTTTGAAATTATTGGCGATCTCGTTGAAATAGCGCTGCGACAGCCGGGTATTATGGATCGCGTCGACCAGGTTCTCTTGAGCCTTATCGAGGGCTTTGGTCGCTCGCTTTTGGGCGGCTTCATCGCCCGAGGACTCCAGCACCTCGATGAGCTTGTCCTGGGCGGCGCAGACCTTGTCCCAGGCGGCTTCCAGGCGCACGAAGCGCTCGAAGACATCGGGCGCCACCGGCATCTCGCTGTCGGCGGCGCTGGGGGTGTATTCCTCGAAGACCTCGCGGGCGCGCGCCGAGCCGGACTTCAGGCGCTCGGGCAGGGCGAGCATCATCTCGATGGCGGCGGTCGTGTTGACCAGGATGTTGAAGACCTCGAGGCGTCCCGCCTCGATTTCTTTGGCGACCGAGACCTCGCCCTCGCGGTTGAGCAGGCCGACCTCGCCGATGCCGCTTAGATACATCTTGACCGGGTCAAAATCGCGCCAGTTCTCAACGCGCGTGCGCTGGAGGCGTGCCTGTCGGCGCCGGTGGGTGCGCTCCGCGATCAGATCGTCACGAGGGATGGACGCTCCCGCGGTGGCGGTCGCGCCGGTCGGTTTTGGCATTTGGGAGTTCTCGGTCATTTCGCCGTCCTTCATTCGATTGAAGATGCCCATCATATCTCGATTTGCGCCGATTCATCGATTACTATGACATTTTTGTCTCAGGCTATAAAAAGATTGCCTAGGATAGACCATCTTTTCGGGCTCCCTGGATGCGAGAAGGGTGCCGCAGACCGTGAGAAACGTGTGTTGGCCGGATTGGGACATCTTGGCAGGGCCAATACATAGTAACTATTAAGCAAGTTCCGTGCACAAATCTCATTGCGATGCAAAAAAAGATTATTTCTCTGGTTTATCCGCAACGCGTCGAAAGCAAAGAAGCCGCGCCCAGGGGAGGGCACGGCTTCTAAAGAGCGCTTGAGTCAGGCGAATCATTCCATCGGCTGGCGCTTAAGTTGTTGAGGACCAATCAATCCGGGCGCTGCGCGAGGCTGGCCAGATGCTGGACCTGGCGGCGTAAGCTATCGAGGATCGCCGGGTCGAGGGCGCCGGGGGTGGATTGGGCCGGGCGGGCCTGAAGGTTTGCGATGGTCTGGTTGGCCTGGGCGAGTTCGGCCTCGAGCGCTTCGATCTGCGCGTCCTGTGCTGCGAACTCGGCGAGTTGCCCCATCAGCGTGTCGATCTCGGCGGCCTGCTCATGGGTGTGCGCGACCTGGGCCTCCAGGGCGGCGTCGAGCTCGGCGGCCAACGATGCCTTCTGCTGAAGCTCGGCGATCTCGGCCTCGAGCTCTTCGATGCGCTGGGCCTGTGTTTCGTTGCGCTGCTCCCACAGATCGGTCTGGGGCTGGGGCTGCTGGGACGCCTCGGAGGCGGTGTCCAGGCTGATGAGGTTCGGCTTGCCCTCGCCCTCGAGCTCAAGCTGGCGGCGGGCGCCTGCGATGGTGAACATCTCGTCGTAGAGAAGGCCCCGAATCTGGCAGATCAGCTCGATATCTTCGCGTTTGTAGCTACGCTGGCCGCTGTCGGTTTTATCGGGTTGGAGCATCTCGAACTCGCTCTCCCAATAGCGCAAAACATAGGGCTCCAGGTCGAGCAATTTGGCGACTTCGCCAATCTTAAAAAATGTTTTTTCGGGGATGTCCAACGCTTCGATTTCCATATTCCGATTCCTTGGCGGGGCCGCGGTGTGATTGAGCAGTGATAGAGCAGGGTTAAACAGGGATTAGGCGTCGCCGTTGAGCTCATCCTTGAGCACTTGGCTAACTTTGAAACGCAATACTCGACGCTTGGGGATCATGATCTCAACGCCCGACTGGGGGTTTCGACCAATGCGCTCACCTTTTTGGCGGACTTCGAATTTGCCGAAGCCGCTGATCTTGAGTTCATCCCCGGTTTCCAGGGTTTCTTTCATCAACTCTAGAACTGTATCCACACAATCGGCGGCTTCCTTTTTGGATACCCCAACGCGGTCGTAGACGGCGTCTACAAGGCCGGCTTTTGTCATCGTCATGAAGAAACTCCTCATTAAACCAGTTAATCTTGTTTATATCATCCCAGATCTGACGAATAGCATCGCTGCGCGCATCTGTTACAACATCGCTATAGTTATCGCGTCACAATCGCAAATAATAACGAATCTGGCGAGCGATATTATCGCGAATCGCTCGCCAGATGAATGCAGGATTTTTAGCGGTTAAATCCGATGCTTTCAAGGAGCATCTTCGAGAAGGCAGCGAAAATAAAGGATTATCTTGCTAATTTCTCGCGGCTCCTCGCGCCCGATTTAGCCGCGAAGGGTCGCCTGAACCTGGGTCTCCAACCATTCGATCAGGCGCTTATCAGCGCGCTCAACGAGAGTATCGGTGAGCGTTTTATCCGCGGCGCGGTACACCACCGACAGCGCCAGTGATCGCATGCCCTCGGCGACCTGCTCGCCGGCGTATACGTCGAAGAGTTCGAAGGACTCAAAGATCGCGCCGAAGTCGGGGTCTTGGTCGGCCAGGCGCGAAATGGCGCGCTCAAGGTCGGCGTATGGGGTCTCGAGACCGTAGGTCAGCGCGAAGTCACGGGTCACCGCCGGGAAGCGCGGCGGCGCGCTGAAGCGGCGCTCGACGGGCTTAAGCGCGAAGAGTTCGTCCAGGTAGAGTTCGGCGACGAAGACTTCGGCGTCGACGTCAAGATCCGAGGCGACCATCGGGTGCAGGCGGCCCAGCGAGGCGATGATCTTGCCGTCGAGCACCCATTCGGCCTGCACGCCGGGGTGCAGGTAGGGTTGAGCGTCAGCGGGCACCTGCCACTCAAGACCTTCGGTCGCGAAGGGGCGGCAGATCGCCTCGACGATGCCCTTGAGGTCGAAGAAGTCCCAGGCGGTGTTTCCGCTCCAATGGTGCTCTTTTTGCCCCGACAGAAGCATCGCCAGCGTCGGGCGCTCGGTGTCTTTGAAATAACGGCGGCCGGTCTCGAAGATCGCGACGTTCTTGCGGCGGCGAGCGCGGTTGAGCGTCAGGTTTTTGAGCAGCCCGGGGAGCATCGTGGTCTGCATGAATGCGTCGTCGGCGACCAGCGGGTTGGCCAGGCGCGCGGTCTCGCGGCGGCGGTCGCCCGGGGCGATGCGCAGCAGGTCGAGCTCCTGGGCCGACATAAAGCCGTAGTTGACGACCTCATAGAGGCCAAACGAGAGCAATTGGGTGCGGATCGTGGCCAGGATTCGCCGGTAATTGCGCGAGATGATCGTCTCGGGATGGCGCGTGTCTTCGGGGCGAACGCGGTGGGTATAACCCATCGATGAGCGCGGCAGCGTCGAGGGGATCTCGTCGTACCCGTACATGCGTGCGACCTCTTCGACCAGGTCGATGGGGCGCTCGATGTCGGGACGGTAGGTCGGCACGGTGCACAGCCAGGTGTCCTCGCCCTGGGCCGTCATTTCGATGCCAAGGGCGCCGAGGTACCCGACGATGGTGTCTTCGCTGGGGTCGATGCCCAGGATGCGCGAAGGCATCGTTTTGGGCAGCGTGACCTGGGTATTCTTGGTGACGGCGTCGACGCAATGCTCGACGATGCCCGTGCGAACCGTGGGGTTTGAGTCGAGCGTCTCCTGGGTGCGCAGCATCAGGCGCAGCGCGCGGGCCAGGGCGGCGGGGAGGCCGGCGGGGTCGATGCCGCGCTCAAAGCGGTGGCTGGAGTCGGTGTGCAGGCTGTGGCGGCGCGCGCTTCGGCGCACCGTGGTCGGCTCGAAATAGGCGCATTCGATCAAGACGCGCGTGGTCGTCTCGTCGACTTCGGTGTCGGCGCCGCCCATCACACCGGCGATCGCCACAGGGCGCTCGGCGTCGGCGATGACGAGATCGCTGGGGTCGAGTTTGTATTCGTTATGGTCGATGCCGACGATGGTTTCGCCAGCGGTCGCGCGGCGAACGCGGATCTCTGGGCCCTGCAATTTGTCCAGGTCAAAGACATGCAGGGGTTGGTTCAGCTCCATCAAAATATAGTTGGTGATATCGACGATATTATTGATGCTGCGAAGACCGATGGCGGTCAGTCGCGAGCGCAGCCAGGCCGGGCTCGGGCCGACTTTGACGTCTTCGATGACGGCGAAGAGGTAGCGCGGGCACCCTTCGGCGTCTTCGACGATAAGAGGCGCGGCGTCGCTGGCTTGTGGCGCGGCGCTGCTCTCCCAGACCGGCGTCTCTTGCCAATCGGTGGGTGTCTTGAGCGCGCGCCCGTAGAGGGCGCTGAGCTCGCGCGCCACGCCCAGGTGGCCGAGGCAATCGGGGCGGTTGGGCGTGAGATCGACCTCGATGACCGTGTCTTTGAGGCCCATCGCCTCGAAGGCGGGCATGCCGAGTTCGTGGGTGCGCGCCAGGATGAGGATGCCGTCGGTGTCGTCTTCGAGGCCGAGCTCCGAGCCGCTGCAGAGCATGCCGTGGGAGAGCACGCCGCGGACTTTGCGCGAGACGATATCGAAGTCGACGCCGGGCGGGCTGCTGCCGGGTTGGGCGAGGGCGACGAAATCGCCTTCGGCCATATTCTTGGCCCCGCAGACCACGTTGCTGGTTTTGCCTTCGCCTAGCGTCAGGTCGCAGATGACGAGCTTGTCGGCGTCAGGGTGCTCGCTGATGCGGTCGATCCGGGCGACCACGATATCATCGCAGCCCTCGCCGAGGTGCTCGACGCCGTCGACCTCCAGGCCGGCCATCGTCAAGCGATGGGAGACGTCGTCGACGCTAAGCTCGCTAAGATCTGCCCATTGTTGCAGCCACTTCCAACTAATTTTCATGATATATACGCTATTTTATCGGTTTCTTGTTTTTGAACACGCGGGCGCAAAACGGTCGGATTAGAATTGCGCCAAAAAGCGCAGGTCATTGTCGAAGAACATCCGAATATCGTTGACGCCAAGCTTGAGCATGGCGATGCGCTCGACGCCCATGCCGAAGGCGAAGCCGCTGTATTTCTCGGGGTCGACGCCCACGGAGGTGAACACGTTGGGGTCGACCATGCCGGAGCCGAGGATCTCGAGCCAGCCGGTGTGGCTGCAGATGCGGCAGCCGCTGCCTTCACAGAAGATGCAGCCGATGTCGACTTCGGCGCTGGGTTCGGTGAAGGGGAAGAAGCTGGGGCGAAACCGGAGCGGGGTGCCCGGGCCGAAGACACGCTCGGCGAAGTGGCTCAGCGTGCCCTTGAGGTCGGCGAAGGTGATATTCTCGTCGACCAGCAGGCCCTCGACCTGGTGGAAGACCGGGCTGTGGGTGACGTCGGCGTCGCAGCGGTACACGCGCCCCGGCGAGATGACGCGCACCGGCGTGCCGTAGGCGAGCATGGTGCGCACCTGCACCGGCGAGGTGTGGGTCCTGAGCAGGCGCCCGTCGTCGAGCATGAAGGTGTCCTGCATGTCGCGCGCGGGGTGGTCGGCCGGGAAGTTGAGCGCCTCGAAATTGTAGAAATCCTCTTCGATTTCGGGGCCTTCGGCGACCTCGAAGCCCATGTCGCTGAAGATCGAGATGAGCTCCTGCTGGACCTCGATAAGCGGGTGGCCGGAGCGCACCGCGGGGGTGCGGGCGGGCAGGGTGACGTCGATGGTCTCGGCGGCCAATTGGCGGGCGAGTTCGCGGGCGTCGAGCATGTCGTTGCGCGCGTCATAGGCGTCTTGAATGGTCTTTTTAGCGAGGTTTGATGCCTGGCCGGCGAGTCGCTTCTCGTCGTTGGGAAGCTCGCGGATGAGCTTCATCAACTCCTGGACTCCGCCTTTTCGGCCCAGATAGCGGTTTTTTACCTGGATGGCGTCTTCTTTTCGCTCGACTTCAGCGAACTCGGCGACGGCCTGCTCGGCGAGTTGGTTGAGCCGGGTTTCAAGTTCCGAAATATTCATCAAGATCCTCGTATAAACGCTTTTGCTGGGCGGGTGTGTGGGGCGGGCGGGGCCGCCGACCGAGCACATGCGCCCAAATGGGTGTCCAAGAAAAGCCATCGCCCCACAACGACAAGCGAAGCGGGGCGGGGCGGTTCATCAAAGAGCCGGGCTGACGCGCGCCGTGCATCGAAAAGAGGCGCGAGTGCGGCACGGTTTGTGGCTGCTTAACCCAGGGCTTGACGCGCAGTCTCGACGACTTTGCTAAATCCTTTGGGGTCAAAGACGGCCATGTCAGCCAGGACCTTACGGTCGAGCTCGACGCCGGCTTTGTTCAGGCCACCGATCAGCTTCGAGTAGCTCATGTCATTCTGACGCGCGGCAGCGTTGATACGCGTGATCCACAGGCGACGGAATTGACGTTTGCGTTGGCGACGATCGCGGTAGGCATAGCACCATGCGCGATGAAGGGTTTCTTTAGCATTTGCGAAAAGACGGCGACGGCCACCCACAAATCCGCGAGCGGATTTCAGGACTTTTTTACGGCGGGCGCGAGCCTTGGTTCCTCGTTTAACGCGCGGCATAACATTACCTCAAAATCAAAGATAGGGGAGCAATTTCTTGATGCGTTTTGCATCGGCATCACACAGGTATGAGCCCGCGCGCAACTGACGTTTTTGCTTGGGAGTCTTACAAGTCGTAAGCAAGTGAGAGCGATAAGCGCGGCGGAATTTCACCTTGCCGTTTTTGTTAATCTTAAATCGCTTAGCAGAACCACGATGGGTTTTCATTTTTGGCATTGCGTCCTCGTTTTTTCTGTATGTTGAACGCTTTATATCGCGCTCATGAAAACAAAGTAGGCGGAAATTTAGCGTTTTGGCGCGGCCGTTCCCCAAATGGGAGCGAAAGCGAAGACGAGTGACTACCCGATCGCTGTCAGAAATTCAAATGCTATTTTGGAGCGGCTCGTCGCCGGTTGCTTTTTCGGCGCTGCCGAAGCGTTTTAGGGTGCGATAATGCGACCCCACGGCGTCGCCGAAGGTCTCGTAGCAATGATAGGGGACTCCGTATTCCCGGGCGGTCTGGCGCACAATTGAGGCGATATCGGGGTAATGAATGCTGCAGATGCGCGGAAAGAGGTGGTGCTCGATCTGGAAGTTGAGCCCGCCGATATACCAGCACAGAAATTTATTATCCTGGGCGAAGTCAGCGGTGGTGGCCATCTGATGGACCAGCCAATGCTCGGGGATCGTGTCGTCGGTGTCGGCCACGGGGTGTTCGGTGTCTTCGACGATGTGGGCGAGTTGGAAGATAATGCCCAGGGTGAGGCCGGCGGTCAGGTGCAGGGTGAAGAAGCCGATCGCGAATTGCAGCCAGGTGATGTCGAGCAGGAGCATCGGCACGGCGATGATATAGCCGTAATAGATGAGCTTGGTGACGATGAGGATCGCCCACTCACTGGCCGGGTGCTTCTTATCCTTATAGGGGCCGAGATCGCGTTGAAGGAAATATTTATAATCCTTGATAAAGACCCAGAAAAACGTCGCGAAGCTATAGGCAGGGAACGCCAGGAGATGCTGGAGGCGGTGGATCGGCTGGTGCTCGGTGTTGGGCGAAAGGCGAATGAATCCGGCCACTTCCAGGTCTTCGTCGTGCCCCTGGATATTGGTGTAGGTGTGGTGGATCACGTTGTGGGTGATCTTCCAGATATACCCGTTGGCCCCGAGAAGATCGAAGCTTAAGCCGAGCAGTCGGTTGACGTGTTTGTTGGCCGAATACGCCCCGTGCAGGGCGTCATGAGAGACAGAGAAGCCGATGCCGGCCATCCCAAGCCCCATGACAAAGCACATCGCCCACATGCCCCAGACGGGCAAGATATCGCTGATGATCAGCGCGTAAGAGCCAAAATAGAGGGTGAATAGGGCGATGGTCTTTCGAATCATCGCCGCGTTGGCAAATTTTGAGAGGTTATTTTCGGCGAAATACGCGTTGACACGCGCCTTGACGGTTTTGCTGAAGTCGCGATTCCTTCGATTGTCGAAGGTGATCTTGCGCTGGGTCTCGTTCATATACTTCCTACGTCTGAGCGAGGGCGAAACTAACATAAATAGGGTGGGGAAGGAAAGGTGGACGAAATAAGGGAGGTTTATCTTTGGTTTGAAATACTGTTATAGTCGAGTTCTACCGCAAAATTGCTTTCGTGAAGCAGGATTTTTGATGGGGCTATGGTGCGCATTATTTGAGGATATAACCAAATCCGTCGATAGGGATTTGGTCGGCGCGCAGGTGCGCGCATGCCTCGGTATTGCGGCGGCCCTGGCTCAGGGAGGCGCGTCGGGTGACGCGTCGGCGGGCGCAGAGCTGCTCTGGGTGGATTGGCTGGAGTGGATGAGCGCGTGCGCGTGCGCGGGGATTCGGCGGGACGAGGCGGTCTTCGAGGTTATTTTGGATCATTTGGTCGCCGGGGATCTTGGCCGGCGCATAGAAAATGGTCCTTCGTCTGGGGCGCCGAGGAGGCGTTGGCGATTTGTGACGGCCGAGGCAGTTCAAGCTTTGGCGAAGATCGCGGTCGAGGACAAGGGTTGGGTTCGGTATCACGCGGCGTGTGCGCGCGGGTTGCTAAAGACGTACGGCGATGACTCCCATGACCGTCGAGGGCGCGTGGTCGCCGGGCGCCGTGCGCAGCATCTGATCGCGGGCCGACGGGTTGATGAGGCGCTTGAGATGCTGCTGGTCGCCCAGAAGGTCGCGCTCGACTCCGACGACCATCTGGCGTGCCGAGCCTATCTGGACCAGCGCGATCGCCTCCTCGATGAGATGGAAGTTGGGCCCGGGAGTCCGTTTCGGGCCCAGAACGATACGCGTCGCGCGCGATCTTATTTTTTGAAGGGGGAAATCCCGCGCGCACAGGAGTTGGTCGATCGCGCGCTGAGGGTCTTTCGCCGCAGCGATTGGGCGGCTGAGACCGGCTACGCGATGCTGCTCTACGGGCAGATCCGGACCGGTCAATGTCGCTACGCGGACGCGCTGCGTCTCAATGACGACGCGTGTGGGTATCTGGCGGTTGCGGGCGACGAGCACGGTTTGACGCGTGCTCGGGCGAATCGCGCGTACGTGATGATGCTGCAGGGGCGCTACGTGGAGGCGCGCGAAGGCCTGCTTAAGGCGGTCGCGACCTTCGAGGCCCTTGACGATTATTTTATGCAGGCGGTCAATAATAATTTTATCGCCCAGACCTGGCTCGGGGAGGGCAAGTACACCGAGGCGGTCCGATACGCCGAGCTTTCGCGAAAGCTCGCCCGTGAGCGTGGCTTTCGGGTCGTCGAGGGGACCGCGTGGACGGTATTTGGCGAGATCGCGCGCCACGCCGAAGATTGGGAGCAGGCGCGCCATCATTATGCCAAGGCGCTCGATCTTTTTCAGGTCGATAATAGTCGCCCGGCGCATGTGGCGCGCTATAATATTGCGCTGGTTGAGATCGGCGCGCAGAATTTTGAGTGCGCCCGGCCCGTCCTGATTAAGCTGATTATGTCCTATGTGGAGCTGGGCTATCAGTCGAAGTTGCCGCTTATCTACGCCGGGTTGATGGTCTGCGCGCTGGGCCGGGGGGATTGGGCCGCGTGGGATGAGAGCTTGGCGCGCTTCGAAGATTCGTTGGCGAAAATTAGTGGGGCCCACGAGGACCTGGCCTGGTTGGCGGTGCGGGGGTTGCGCTACCTGGATGCCGTCGAGGACGGCTCGATGTCTGAAGACGGCGCTGAGTTCAAGCGCCGTCGCGCGGCGCGAGAGGTGCTCTACACGCTCGCCTGCCAACAGAATGACTTGCTGGGAAATAGCGCGCGACTGAGCGCCCTGCGCGCGACCTACGCCGACGCGTCGCCGACTCTTGTCGCCCAGTCTTATTGAGTATCCCCGCCGACACCGCGTAAGATCTTTCGCAGCCCCGATCAGGCGCTCATCTCTGGCGCCGAGTCCATCACCGCCAACACGAGGAATACCCCATGAAATCAGCCCTATGGATGAAATTGGGTCGCTTTCGAATTAACCTTGCCCAGGTTGCGTTTATTGAGCGCGACGCGGAGTGCCTGTTGTTTTTTAACGCCGATGGGGCTCAGATCTTTGAGCGCCGCTTCGAGACTCAGCGCCAGGCGGATCAGGTGCTGCGCGACCTGTTCGGCTACGAGGATATTCAACTCGTCACCGCCCGGTATGAGGGCGTGGACGCAGGTTCAAAGGCGAGCGCCGCAGATGCCGGCGCTGAATAGATGCGTGACGTGATCGGCGTGCGCGTCGATGTTATGCTTAGAGCGCAGATTCATCGAATCCGAGCAGTTCACTTCACCCCAGGAGCCGACCATGTGCCTAATTTGCGTTGAATTTCAGAAAGAAAGAATGACAGTCTTCGAGGCGCGCCGCGCGTTTGGTGAGATGGTCGAGGGGCTTGACGCTAAG encodes:
- the rpoD gene encoding RNA polymerase sigma factor RpoD translates to MTENSQMPKPTGATATAGASIPRDDLIAERTHRRRQARLQRTRVENWRDFDPVKMYLSGIGEVGLLNREGEVSVAKEIEAGRLEVFNILVNTTAAIEMMLALPERLKSGSARAREVFEEYTPSAADSEMPVAPDVFERFVRLEAAWDKVCAAQDKLIEVLESSGDEAAQKRATKALDKAQENLVDAIHNTRLSQRYFNEIANNFKEAMNNIHRCHQRINERFRSAYVPKSELEALLNKLEQGEEIDFSGLPFDLRHLEETRQIVDSSRRIIASIEQQFHLPEDKIIELARAIRQGEKRADRGKAEMIRANLRLVVSIAKRYVNRGMHFLDLIQEGNLGLMRAVEKFEYQRGHKFSTYATWWIRQAITRAIADQARTIRIPVHLIETINRIARTSRELEQELGRVPTPEEIAEKLDMDVEAVRRTQRISRHPVSLETPVGDEDDSQLGDFIEDEGAVDPAEEAFRQNLCEETQQLLASLTPREEKILRMRFGIGEKTDHTLEEVGQDFNLTRERIRQIEAKALDKLREPDRAVDLKIFHDS
- a CDS encoding MerR family transcriptional regulator — encoded protein: MEIEALDIPEKTFFKIGEVAKLLDLEPYVLRYWESEFEMLQPDKTDSGQRSYKREDIELICQIRGLLYDEMFTIAGARRQLELEGEGKPNLISLDTASEASQQPQPQTDLWEQRNETQAQRIEELEAEIAELQQKASLAAELDAALEAQVAHTHEQAAEIDTLMGQLAEFAAQDAQIEALEAELAQANQTIANLQARPAQSTPGALDPAILDSLRRQVQHLASLAQRPD
- a CDS encoding integration host factor subunit alpha; its protein translation is MTKAGLVDAVYDRVGVSKKEAADCVDTVLELMKETLETGDELKISGFGKFEVRQKGERIGRNPQSGVEIMIPKRRVLRFKVSQVLKDELNGDA
- the pheT gene encoding phenylalanine--tRNA ligase subunit beta, giving the protein MKISWKWLQQWADLSELSVDDVSHRLTMAGLEVDGVEHLGEGCDDIVVARIDRISEHPDADKLVICDLTLGEGKTSNVVCGAKNMAEGDFVALAQPGSSPPGVDFDIVSRKVRGVLSHGMLCSGSELGLEDDTDGILILARTHELGMPAFEAMGLKDTVIEVDLTPNRPDCLGHLGVARELSALYGRALKTPTDWQETPVWESSAAPQASDAAPLIVEDAEGCPRYLFAVIEDVKVGPSPAWLRSRLTAIGLRSINNIVDITNYILMELNQPLHVFDLDKLQGPEIRVRRATAGETIVGIDHNEYKLDPSDLVIADAERPVAIAGVMGGADTEVDETTTRVLIECAYFEPTTVRRSARRHSLHTDSSHRFERGIDPAGLPAALARALRLMLRTQETLDSNPTVRTGIVEHCVDAVTKNTQVTLPKTMPSRILGIDPSEDTIVGYLGALGIEMTAQGEDTWLCTVPTYRPDIERPIDLVEEVARMYGYDEIPSTLPRSSMGYTHRVRPEDTRHPETIISRNYRRILATIRTQLLSFGLYEVVNYGFMSAQELDLLRIAPGDRRRETARLANPLVADDAFMQTTMLPGLLKNLTLNRARRRKNVAIFETGRRYFKDTERPTLAMLLSGQKEHHWSGNTAWDFFDLKGIVEAICRPFATEGLEWQVPADAQPYLHPGVQAEWVLDGKIIASLGRLHPMVASDLDVDAEVFVAELYLDELFALKPVERRFSAPPRFPAVTRDFALTYGLETPYADLERAISRLADQDPDFGAIFESFELFDVYAGEQVAEGMRSLALSVVYRAADKTLTDTLVERADKRLIEWLETQVQATLRG
- the pheS gene encoding phenylalanine--tRNA ligase subunit alpha; the protein is MNISELETRLNQLAEQAVAEFAEVERKEDAIQVKNRYLGRKGGVQELMKLIRELPNDEKRLAGQASNLAKKTIQDAYDARNDMLDARELARQLAAETIDVTLPARTPAVRSGHPLIEVQQELISIFSDMGFEVAEGPEIEEDFYNFEALNFPADHPARDMQDTFMLDDGRLLRTHTSPVQVRTMLAYGTPVRVISPGRVYRCDADVTHSPVFHQVEGLLVDENITFADLKGTLSHFAERVFGPGTPLRFRPSFFPFTEPSAEVDIGCIFCEGSGCRICSHTGWLEILGSGMVDPNVFTSVGVDPEKYSGFAFGMGVERIAMLKLGVNDIRMFFDNDLRFLAQF
- the rplT gene encoding 50S ribosomal protein L20, whose product is MPRVKRGTKARARRKKVLKSARGFVGGRRRLFANAKETLHRAWCYAYRDRRQRKRQFRRLWITRINAAARQNDMSYSKLIGGLNKAGVELDRKVLADMAVFDPKGFSKVVETARQALG
- the rpmI gene encoding 50S ribosomal protein L35 translates to MPKMKTHRGSAKRFKINKNGKVKFRRAYRSHLLTTCKTPKQKRQLRAGSYLCDADAKRIKKLLPYL
- a CDS encoding fatty acid desaturase family protein, whose protein sequence is MNETQRKITFDNRRNRDFSKTVKARVNAYFAENNLSKFANAAMIRKTIALFTLYFGSYALIISDILPVWGMWAMCFVMGLGMAGIGFSVSHDALHGAYSANKHVNRLLGLSFDLLGANGYIWKITHNVIHHTYTNIQGHDEDLEVAGFIRLSPNTEHQPIHRLQHLLAFPAYSFATFFWVFIKDYKYFLQRDLGPYKDKKHPASEWAILIVTKLIYYGYIIAVPMLLLDITWLQFAIGFFTLHLTAGLTLGIIFQLAHIVEDTEHPVADTDDTIPEHWLVHQMATTADFAQDNKFLCWYIGGLNFQIEHHLFPRICSIHYPDIASIVRQTAREYGVPYHCYETFGDAVGSHYRTLKRFGSAEKATGDEPLQNSI